In Necator americanus strain Aroian chromosome IV, whole genome shotgun sequence, the following proteins share a genomic window:
- a CDS encoding hypothetical protein (NECATOR_CHRIV.G14728.T2) — protein MAVNHVHMHLPLQQNDGYVKIASLQPQMNCINTYGIVLENHPVRRLANGSLVVSMRIADTSGSIIFTIMNAEVQDLFEPGDIIKIKNGFTNIYRGMLNLSCGRQGEFMKSGDFMLVYSETPNMSEFNSEYAAMERARKPSPPPEGENVTQSNNNSGDPRRPQGVRPSIPTHKRPPPGHQAGEDDHNIESVRVGDVY, from the exons ATGGCGGTCAATCATGTTCATATGCACCTTCCACTGCAACAGAATGATGGGTATGTTAAAATCGCTTCATTGCAGCCGCAGATGAACTGTATAAACACTTATGGGATCGTTTTGGAGAATC atCCTGTCCGTCGCCTAGCAAATGGCAGTCTTGTGGTTAGCATGAGGATAGCTGATACCTCAGGATCGATAATTTTCACGATTATGAATGCTGAGGTTCAAGATTTATTCGAGCCGGGAGACATCATCAAAATTAAGAATGGGTTCACAAACATTTACAGA GGAATGCTCAATTTATCATGTGGTCGTCAGGGTGAATTCATGAAATCTGGTGATTTTATGCTGGTTTACTCTGAAACTCCTAACATGAGTGAGTTCAACAGCGAGTACGCAGCTATGGAACGAGCACGAAAACCATCCCCACCACCAGAAGGAGAA AATGTAACCCAGTCGAACAACAATTCTGGTGATCCTCGTCGTCCCCAAGGTGTTCGTCCAAGCATACCAACCCATAAACGTCCTCCACCAGGTCATCAAGCCGGAG AGGACGACCATAATATCGAGTCAGTTAGG gtAGGAGATGTATACTAA
- a CDS encoding hypothetical protein (NECATOR_CHRIV.G14728.T1), which yields MAVNHVHMHLPLQQNDGYVKIASLQPQMNCINTYGIVLENHPVRRLANGSLVVSMRIADTSGSIIFTIMNAEVQDLFEPGDIIKIKNGFTNIYRGMLNLSCGRQGEFMKSGDFMLVYSETPNMSEFNSEYAAMERARKPSPPPEGENVTQSNNNSGDPRRPQGVRPSIPTHKRPPPGHQAGGPPHKRQDQGSAGHYRGRP from the exons ATGGCGGTCAATCATGTTCATATGCACCTTCCACTGCAACAGAATGATGGGTATGTTAAAATCGCTTCATTGCAGCCGCAGATGAACTGTATAAACACTTATGGGATCGTTTTGGAGAATC atCCTGTCCGTCGCCTAGCAAATGGCAGTCTTGTGGTTAGCATGAGGATAGCTGATACCTCAGGATCGATAATTTTCACGATTATGAATGCTGAGGTTCAAGATTTATTCGAGCCGGGAGACATCATCAAAATTAAGAATGGGTTCACAAACATTTACAGA GGAATGCTCAATTTATCATGTGGTCGTCAGGGTGAATTCATGAAATCTGGTGATTTTATGCTGGTTTACTCTGAAACTCCTAACATGAGTGAGTTCAACAGCGAGTACGCAGCTATGGAACGAGCACGAAAACCATCCCCACCACCAGAAGGAGAA AATGTAACCCAGTCGAACAACAATTCTGGTGATCCTCGTCGTCCCCAAGGTGTTCGTCCAAGCATACCAACCCATAAACGTCCTCCACCAGGTCATCAAGCCGGAGGTCCTCCTCACAAACGTCAAGATCAAGGCTCCGCGGGACATTATAGAGGACGACCATAA